One window from the genome of Candidatus Synechococcus calcipolaris G9 encodes:
- a CDS encoding DUF29 domain-containing protein: MQLYDRDFYAWLQEQVALLKSGQLDQLDIVNLVEEIESLGRQERRELVNRLGILLGHLLKWQFQPRRRSKSWTATIVGQRQDVQELIDDNPSLKPYLIEAMENAYQKGVLLVLKETPLSQNDLPSQCPYTFEQVMDADFYPG; this comes from the coding sequence ATGCAGCTTTACGACCGCGATTTTTATGCTTGGCTGCAAGAACAAGTCGCACTGTTGAAATCAGGGCAGTTGGATCAACTTGATATTGTGAACCTAGTGGAGGAAATCGAGTCCTTGGGCAGGCAAGAACGCCGCGAATTGGTCAATCGCCTGGGGATCCTTTTGGGGCATTTGCTCAAATGGCAGTTTCAACCCCGACGACGGAGCAAAAGTTGGACAGCTACGATAGTTGGGCAGCGACAAGATGTGCAGGAGTTGATAGATGATAATCCGAGCCTCAAGCCCTATCTGATAGAGGCAATGGAAAATGCCTATCAAAAAGGTGTGTTACTTGTGCTCAAAGAAACACCACTATCCCAGAACGATTTGCCATCCCAGTGCCCCTACACCTTTGAGCAGGTCATGGATGCCGACTTTTACCCTGGGTAA
- a CDS encoding M48 family metallopeptidase yields the protein MAGFQRTYLGLTADQFRHPRDRQATAALKQLPGLDVLLRGLLGPMAEQLFYLENISSSLLVGEQQLPELYHQHLGACRILDLEPPQLYIRQHPVPNAYTFAMRGKQPFIVIHTSLIELLTPAEVQAVIAHELGHLKCEHGVYLTLANLILLAAAQLSPWGFLLAQGLQSQLLVWLRCAELSCDRAALMVSQDPRIIASVLMKLCGGSPSLNHQLNLDAFLAQATAYEAAQDYWDLLMKEMQTAQLTHPLPILRAKEVLDWADSQDYDQLCRQMYVRHISTNL from the coding sequence ATGGCTGGTTTTCAGCGCACCTATTTGGGGTTGACAGCGGATCAGTTTCGTCATCCCCGCGATCGCCAAGCGACGGCGGCCCTCAAACAATTGCCAGGTTTAGATGTCCTCCTGCGCGGTTTACTCGGGCCAATGGCGGAGCAACTTTTTTACCTAGAAAATATTAGCTCCAGTCTCCTTGTCGGTGAACAGCAACTGCCGGAGCTGTACCACCAACACTTAGGGGCCTGTCGAATTCTGGATCTGGAGCCACCCCAACTCTACATCCGTCAGCATCCCGTTCCCAATGCCTACACCTTTGCAATGCGGGGTAAACAACCCTTCATTGTCATCCATACGTCCCTAATAGAATTACTCACCCCCGCCGAAGTCCAGGCCGTCATTGCCCATGAACTAGGGCATTTGAAGTGTGAGCATGGGGTGTATTTAACCTTGGCTAATTTAATTTTGCTGGCTGCGGCCCAACTCTCTCCCTGGGGATTCCTCTTGGCCCAGGGCTTGCAGTCTCAACTTTTGGTCTGGTTGCGCTGTGCCGAACTCAGCTGCGATCGCGCGGCCCTGATGGTGAGTCAAGACCCCAGGATTATTGCCTCAGTTTTGATGAAATTGTGTGGTGGCTCCCCCAGTCTGAATCACCAACTCAATCTAGATGCCTTTTTAGCCCAAGCAACGGCCTACGAAGCAGCCCAAGATTATTGGGATCTGCTCATGAAGGAGATGCAAACGGCCCAACTGACCCATCCGCTACCCATTTTGCGGGCCAAAGAAGTCCTCGACTGGGCCGATAGCCAAGACTATGATCAGTTATGTCGGCAGATGTATGTCCGCCATATATCAACGAATTTGTAA
- a CDS encoding Rrf2 family transcriptional regulator, with protein sequence MKLTTRGHYSVKALLDLSLQPNYGPTSVRAIAQRQQLPAPYLEKLLIDLRRAGLVRSLRGVQGGYQLARSPRDIYLGQILQAVGESLDPLFLAPPTSDQAAADWVTLSLWQRLHQKLRDALFTISLEDLYYDARSWQAAQGEGASFVI encoded by the coding sequence ATGAAACTGACCACCCGCGGCCACTATAGTGTTAAAGCTCTTTTAGATTTGAGTCTCCAGCCCAATTATGGGCCCACCTCAGTACGGGCGATCGCCCAACGCCAACAGCTACCAGCCCCCTATTTGGAAAAACTTTTAATCGATCTGCGCCGGGCCGGATTAGTGCGATCTCTGCGGGGAGTCCAGGGAGGCTATCAACTGGCGCGATCGCCACGGGATATTTATCTAGGACAAATTTTACAGGCTGTGGGGGAATCCTTGGATCCACTCTTTTTAGCCCCACCCACCTCGGATCAAGCTGCTGCCGATTGGGTTACCCTCAGCCTATGGCAACGCCTACATCAAAAACTTCGGGATGCCCTATTTACGATTTCCCTAGAGGATTTATACTACGATGCCCGTAGTTGGCAAGCCGCCCAAGGAGAAGGGGCCAGCTTTGTGATTTGA
- a CDS encoding SagB/ThcOx family dehydrogenase — protein sequence MATVQPPLARHYHERTKYSPETLSRHAGDLDFSQRPAIYKDYRLGQTFSLKEYMEEESGASSPRVRPPQEKQQWQRLSRLLYLSYGITGVVNYPGQPFYMRSAPSAGGLYPAEVYLISRADSLLPAGLYNYQVKNHSLIQFWQSNVWSKLQEACLWHPSLESTRLVVVITAIFFRSSWRYRDRAYRRICLDSGHLIGNLELAANLNDYHLHLIGGFLDEQMNDLLYLDGRQESTLAIAPLADLLEVEQNLPSLRTTLPSPICIDYPDLSDGELLTYIHQKSRITSTENIYRQPEPEDPPEEEQSDKYNFPFSSKISLEAQPMDWQGGLKGLETAILRRRSTRDYSGQSIHLHQLAALLSFTYHPEYYQEQGLDSYPDFFDLSAIETFIAVSDVAGLEEGCYYYAPQAHELRQIRFKNFREELHYLCLNQDLGRDAAAVIFHTADLESAITTHGERAYRYLHLDAGHLGQRLNLAATHLNLGVSGIGGFFDDQVNELLGIPLEEAVLYITTLGQPK from the coding sequence ATGGCTACGGTGCAGCCCCCCCTTGCGCGTCACTACCACGAACGAACCAAGTATTCCCCGGAAACCCTTTCCCGCCATGCCGGTGATCTGGACTTTAGTCAGCGACCGGCGATCTATAAAGACTATCGTCTGGGCCAGACCTTCTCCCTGAAGGAGTACATGGAAGAAGAGTCCGGGGCATCCTCCCCTAGGGTGCGCCCCCCCCAGGAAAAGCAGCAATGGCAGCGTCTCTCCCGACTGTTGTATTTAAGCTATGGCATTACGGGGGTGGTGAACTATCCTGGGCAACCGTTTTATATGCGATCGGCCCCCTCTGCGGGGGGGTTATATCCTGCCGAGGTTTACCTGATCAGCCGGGCCGATAGTCTCTTGCCAGCGGGGCTATACAATTACCAAGTTAAGAACCATAGCCTGATTCAATTTTGGCAAAGTAATGTCTGGTCAAAACTTCAAGAAGCCTGTTTGTGGCATCCGTCCCTAGAAAGTACTCGTTTGGTTGTGGTCATTACGGCTATATTTTTCCGCTCTTCCTGGCGTTATCGCGATCGCGCCTACCGACGCATTTGCTTGGATTCGGGCCATCTAATCGGTAATTTAGAATTGGCGGCTAACTTGAATGACTACCATCTCCATCTAATTGGCGGTTTTCTGGATGAACAGATGAATGATTTACTCTATCTGGATGGCCGTCAAGAAAGCACCTTGGCGATCGCCCCCCTAGCGGATTTACTGGAAGTGGAGCAAAATCTACCCTCCCTACGCACAACTCTTCCCTCGCCCATTTGTATTGACTATCCCGATCTCTCCGATGGTGAGTTGCTCACCTATATTCACCAGAAAAGCCGGATCACGTCTACGGAAAATATCTATCGTCAGCCAGAACCAGAAGACCCACCGGAGGAGGAGCAGAGCGATAAATACAATTTTCCCTTTAGCTCTAAAATTAGTCTTGAAGCCCAGCCCATGGACTGGCAAGGGGGTCTAAAGGGGTTGGAAACGGCAATCTTACGACGGCGATCGACCCGTGACTATAGTGGTCAATCTATTCATTTGCATCAACTGGCGGCCCTGCTCAGTTTTACCTACCACCCTGAGTACTATCAGGAACAAGGCTTAGATTCCTATCCCGACTTTTTTGATCTCAGTGCCATTGAAACCTTTATTGCCGTGTCTGATGTGGCAGGCTTAGAGGAGGGCTGCTATTACTATGCTCCCCAGGCCCATGAGTTGCGCCAGATTCGGTTTAAGAATTTCCGCGAAGAACTTCACTATCTTTGCTTAAATCAGGATTTAGGACGGGATGCGGCAGCCGTCATTTTCCATACCGCCGATTTGGAATCAGCCATTACTACCCATGGGGAGCGGGCCTACCGTTATTTGCATTTAGATGCGGGGCATTTGGGCCAACGTCTGAATTTGGCAGCCACTCATCTGAATTTGGGTGTGAGTGGTATTGGTGGCTTTTTTGATGATCAGGTGAATGAATTGCTAGGGATTCCCCTTGAAGAGGCGGTTCTCTATATCACGACCCTGGGGCAACCCAAATAA
- the cbiB gene encoding adenosylcobinamide-phosphate synthase CbiB translates to MLESWLYSSSSQRVFLVILAASALDFLVGDPWGWPHPVRLMGWLIDRYQGMIFSWSLPRWGLRLAGAVLTLGLILGSGGLTWFLFHWLDRDATVLGLLFQVILLASCFAGRSLRQAAQEVLAPLQQGHIGQARSALRHYVGRETDTLDPPEILRAILETVTENATDGVFAPLFYASLGILFPEIGPVPFALGYKAASTLDSMIGYYQAPFTDLGWFAAKTEDGLTWLPCRILVLGIALLSGQFRRVWAVCQRDAPKDPSPNAGWSECAYAATLGVQMGGMNTYGGLIKVKPLLGDGHQPITATTIAQALSLTRRVYLLYLLLCLTTVILIYGL, encoded by the coding sequence ATGCTGGAAAGCTGGCTCTATTCATCCTCTAGTCAGCGCGTCTTCCTGGTGATTCTAGCGGCTTCAGCCCTTGACTTTCTGGTGGGGGACCCCTGGGGTTGGCCCCACCCGGTGCGGCTGATGGGTTGGCTCATCGATCGCTACCAAGGGATGATCTTTAGCTGGAGTCTACCCCGATGGGGTCTGCGGCTGGCGGGGGCAGTCCTAACCCTGGGTTTGATTTTGGGTAGTGGTGGTTTGACTTGGTTTCTCTTCCATTGGCTTGACCGAGATGCCACTGTTTTGGGTTTGCTATTCCAGGTGATTCTCCTTGCCAGTTGTTTTGCCGGCCGCAGCTTACGCCAAGCTGCCCAGGAGGTTTTGGCCCCTCTCCAGCAGGGTCACATTGGCCAAGCCCGATCTGCCCTACGTCATTATGTGGGCAGGGAAACTGATACCCTAGACCCCCCTGAGATTTTGAGGGCGATCCTGGAAACGGTTACGGAAAATGCCACAGATGGTGTATTCGCTCCTCTCTTCTATGCCAGTCTGGGGATACTCTTCCCGGAGATTGGCCCGGTTCCCTTTGCCCTGGGCTACAAAGCTGCCAGTACCCTGGATTCGATGATTGGCTACTACCAGGCCCCCTTTACGGATTTGGGGTGGTTTGCGGCCAAGACGGAGGATGGACTAACCTGGTTGCCCTGTCGGATATTAGTCCTAGGGATCGCCCTGTTGTCAGGACAGTTTCGACGGGTGTGGGCCGTTTGTCAGCGGGATGCCCCTAAGGATCCCAGTCCCAATGCGGGGTGGAGTGAATGTGCCTATGCGGCAACCCTAGGGGTTCAAATGGGAGGAATGAATACCTATGGCGGTTTGATCAAGGTGAAACCCCTGCTGGGAGACGGCCATCAACCCATTACCGCCACAACGATCGCCCAAGCTCTCAGCTTAACTCGACGGGTTTATTTACTATATCTATTGCTATGCTTAACCACAGTCATCCTCATCTATGGACTTTGA
- a CDS encoding pentapeptide repeat-containing protein, whose protein sequence is MDQRNAEDLIQAYQEGKRDFSNLDLSGLSIFEANMPEVNFQGSCLRLAYLPYGQFNRLEAPGVDLQGSELGDIQLYQANLSHANLSQAKLVRANLRSATLAGASLVEANLQGADLRYADLRGADLRRANLSQANLDQANLSDAHLEGANLFRATGVAVGTATFDFTTVHPDGHQHHIDGD, encoded by the coding sequence ATGGATCAACGGAACGCTGAAGATTTAATTCAAGCCTATCAAGAAGGTAAGCGTGATTTTAGCAACCTTGATTTAAGCGGGCTAAGTATTTTTGAGGCAAATATGCCCGAAGTAAACTTTCAGGGGAGTTGCCTACGATTAGCCTATCTTCCCTATGGTCAATTCAATCGCCTTGAGGCCCCCGGTGTTGATCTTCAGGGGAGTGAATTGGGGGATATTCAACTTTATCAGGCTAACCTCAGCCACGCCAATCTTTCCCAGGCCAAATTAGTACGGGCAAATTTACGATCGGCAACCTTAGCTGGGGCCAGTTTGGTGGAGGCCAATCTTCAGGGGGCCGACCTACGCTATGCGGATCTGCGGGGGGCTGACCTACGGCGGGCAAACCTGAGTCAGGCAAACCTGGATCAGGCTAATTTAAGCGATGCTCACCTAGAGGGGGCAAATTTATTTCGGGCAACGGGGGTGGCAGTGGGTACGGCAACCTTTGATTTTACGACGGTACATCCCGATGGCCATCAGCATCACATCGATGGAGACTGA
- a CDS encoding NYN domain-containing protein, whose amino-acid sequence MKVNYWLIPPVGALLAGAIALAALPNRPRAALVMSSLGALGGAYFTEASRRSRSELKSSKDLSQLTLAVQSLETKLKEQVDQLHQQQQEQQSQVNDSLATLAEHHSQLAQSVGRLEQQIQAQPTPSLGGQAAIFYDIENLIKGYAITFANVKKISLQAIRDEVCKTDKIKQILVQRAYANWSAPRLDSMRREMHQMGIEPVQVFGFSYENRKNAADIQLAIDVTNMIEQNPLIDTYVIVSGDGGFGSLAKKLREYGKTVIGCSYTDAAGKSFQAICDAFIHIQDPTLPPGQALPPEPPILTSPKDAKKAKSNKANSKVMGDRPQRSQPEPPKLRNQRQTRKRSSARHGSSSGDSHPKAPESSGSHPSRNDHLDADNARLVEAIARVYSDHPDDALTKTKEILDWYRQDEICGPRLAAQGLYIKKVQQAVEYLIPDFQPLTLGMVQFSEYMRYVCQDSPFCVARDRHQSNTPKLALRDSLPTHFKLEANFSKRPLHQPQTYRGILAKTNFSPPILTSSLALNFIANWLINHLQDSMNRDDLIEQMLYHAPASVGRISLEHGIKNYIAAAVLVSKSREISLSGDYISPQHILDDLKTALQDHLTPPLAKINESVKTEIIDQLLALPENPSELSIPGETEDTNNSSNENPDKVPTPTMAEAPGDGPKDGVCGDES is encoded by the coding sequence ATGAAAGTTAATTATTGGCTTATTCCACCGGTAGGGGCCCTTTTGGCTGGGGCGATCGCCTTAGCTGCCTTACCGAATCGTCCCCGTGCCGCCCTAGTAATGAGTAGCTTGGGGGCCTTGGGGGGAGCCTATTTTACGGAGGCCTCCCGCCGATCTCGGTCAGAGTTGAAGTCATCCAAGGATCTCAGTCAACTAACACTGGCGGTACAATCCCTAGAAACGAAGCTCAAAGAACAGGTAGATCAGCTTCACCAACAACAACAGGAGCAACAGAGCCAAGTCAATGACTCCCTGGCAACCCTGGCCGAACACCACAGCCAATTAGCCCAGTCCGTCGGCCGCCTAGAGCAGCAAATCCAGGCCCAACCCACCCCTAGCCTAGGGGGGCAAGCCGCAATTTTTTACGATATTGAAAATCTGATTAAGGGCTATGCCATCACCTTTGCCAATGTAAAGAAAATCTCCCTCCAGGCAATTCGGGACGAAGTGTGTAAAACCGACAAAATCAAACAAATCCTGGTTCAGCGGGCCTACGCCAATTGGAGTGCCCCCCGTTTAGACTCCATGCGTCGAGAAATGCACCAGATGGGCATTGAACCCGTGCAAGTTTTTGGTTTCTCCTACGAAAATCGCAAAAATGCCGCTGATATTCAGTTGGCCATTGATGTCACCAATATGATCGAGCAAAATCCCCTTATTGATACCTATGTCATTGTCTCTGGGGATGGGGGTTTTGGTTCCTTAGCCAAAAAACTGCGCGAGTACGGCAAAACCGTGATTGGCTGTTCCTATACCGATGCCGCCGGCAAAAGTTTTCAGGCCATCTGTGATGCCTTTATTCATATTCAAGATCCCACCCTGCCCCCGGGCCAAGCCCTCCCCCCGGAGCCGCCCATTCTAACCTCGCCGAAGGATGCAAAAAAAGCAAAAAGTAATAAAGCTAATAGTAAAGTGATGGGCGATCGCCCCCAGCGTTCTCAGCCCGAGCCACCAAAACTGCGGAATCAACGCCAGACCCGTAAGCGATCCTCCGCCCGCCATGGTTCGAGTTCAGGAGATTCCCATCCAAAGGCTCCAGAGAGTAGTGGTTCCCATCCCTCCCGGAATGATCATCTTGATGCAGATAATGCCCGTTTAGTCGAGGCGATCGCCAGAGTTTATTCCGACCACCCCGATGATGCCCTCACCAAAACCAAGGAAATCCTGGACTGGTATCGTCAAGATGAGATTTGCGGGCCCCGATTAGCCGCCCAGGGCCTCTACATCAAAAAAGTGCAGCAGGCCGTGGAATATCTAATTCCTGATTTTCAACCCCTGACCCTAGGCATGGTTCAATTTAGCGAATATATGCGCTATGTCTGTCAGGATTCTCCCTTTTGTGTCGCCCGCGATCGCCATCAGTCCAATACCCCTAAACTGGCATTGCGGGATTCCCTGCCGACCCACTTCAAGCTGGAAGCCAATTTTAGTAAACGCCCCCTTCACCAACCCCAAACCTATCGGGGTATTTTAGCCAAAACTAACTTTTCGCCACCCATCCTAACCTCTAGTTTGGCCTTGAATTTTATTGCCAATTGGCTGATCAATCATCTCCAAGACTCCATGAATCGGGATGATCTCATTGAGCAAATGCTGTACCATGCCCCTGCCTCCGTGGGTCGGATCAGTCTTGAGCATGGCATCAAAAACTATATAGCAGCAGCAGTTCTGGTATCCAAGTCCCGCGAAATTAGTTTAAGTGGTGACTATATAAGCCCTCAACATATCCTTGACGATCTGAAAACCGCCCTTCAAGACCATTTAACACCGCCCCTGGCTAAAATCAATGAGTCCGTTAAAACCGAGATTATTGATCAGCTTCTGGCACTGCCGGAGAATCCCTCGGAATTATCGATCCCTGGAGAAACTGAGGATACTAACAACAGCAGCAACGAAAATCCTGATAAAGTCCCTACCCCTACCATGGCTGAAGCCCCAGGGGATGGGCCCAAAGATGGCGTTTGCGGAGATGAATCCTAG
- a CDS encoding response regulator has translation MNANRSSYVRHRPLIACIDDSKTVQRQVSLVLGQSGYRVLPLSDPQKVITSLLEQTPDLILMDINLPDMDGYELCRQLQRSPELHHIPIVMLTGSGGTLHRIRARGVGAVDFLTKPIAPDELLKRVEIRLEQCQKEQRELSQPAPKTADSPKAPRLDKTTLFHTVSHLRLAFTGEQRQTLNLATKKLQQAIAQNPNNTTALAKLALTLYLSNQLADALTVLSTLETLEPKNLIHLRNRACIQEQLGDIIGAIACYEVISDQEPGDHYSVGRLNLLQQKFALTAS, from the coding sequence ATGAATGCTAATCGTTCCAGTTACGTCCGCCATCGCCCTCTGATTGCCTGTATTGATGACAGTAAAACCGTGCAACGCCAAGTCTCCCTGGTTTTAGGTCAATCGGGATACCGCGTGTTGCCCCTGAGCGATCCCCAGAAGGTGATTACCAGCTTGCTGGAGCAAACGCCAGATCTGATCTTGATGGATATTAATCTACCGGATATGGATGGCTATGAACTGTGTCGCCAACTCCAGCGATCGCCAGAACTACACCATATTCCCATTGTCATGCTCACGGGCAGTGGTGGAACCCTCCATCGTATTCGGGCCCGGGGAGTCGGTGCCGTGGATTTTTTGACCAAGCCCATTGCCCCCGATGAACTCTTGAAACGGGTTGAAATCCGATTAGAGCAATGCCAAAAAGAGCAACGGGAATTATCCCAACCTGCCCCTAAAACTGCGGACAGCCCCAAGGCCCCTCGATTGGATAAAACCACCCTTTTCCACACCGTTTCCCATCTGCGATTGGCCTTTACCGGGGAACAGCGGCAAACCCTGAACCTGGCAACGAAAAAACTCCAGCAGGCGATCGCCCAGAATCCAAACAACACAACTGCCTTGGCAAAACTGGCCTTGACCCTGTACTTAAGCAACCAATTGGCTGATGCCCTGACGGTGCTGTCCACCCTGGAAACCTTGGAGCCGAAAAACCTGATCCACCTGCGCAACCGGGCTTGCATCCAAGAGCAACTGGGGGACATTATCGGGGCGATCGCCTGTTATGAAGTCATCAGTGACCAAGAACCAGGGGATCACTATAGCGTCGGACGACTCAATCTCCTACAGCAAAAATTTGCCCTTACCGCCTCATAG
- a CDS encoding TldD/PmbA family protein, translating to MGFDLTAALNYLDSPGDWLGLRYINERSTTRMARNGQPEMNQRSHSQGVMVEVLAQGQFGYAATHCLTPEGIQAAANRAYSQAIAAAPWQSHHFTATARRNPKGQYHTPLGRTLDALSPGEINDLLIQLCDRLKVSESIVQTRALIQTVETDSHWVSSAGGDIQQTLVQVMSDYGATSQDGDIVQHRSDHGLLARSYQGGLEFIHPENILHRAMEVGQQAVELLQAQECPTMATTLVLAPDQMMLQIHESIGHPLELDRILGDERNYAGSSFIKLEDFGKKIYGSPLLNVTFDPTIPQELASYGYDDAGLEAERTYLIQEGKLLRGLGSLESQLRSGVEGVANFRASSWNRPPIDRMANLNLEPGDRSFAEIISGIEQGVYMESNRSWSIDDYRLKFQFGCEYARRIENGQLTHPLRNPNYRGTTPTFWQNLIAVGDRQTMGIFGTPFCGKGEPNQAIRVGHASPVCAFADIHVFGSEGD from the coding sequence ATGGGATTTGATTTGACGGCCGCCTTAAACTACCTGGATAGTCCGGGGGATTGGCTCGGCCTGCGCTACATCAACGAACGTAGCACAACGCGCATGGCCCGTAATGGTCAACCAGAGATGAACCAGCGATCGCACTCCCAGGGGGTAATGGTCGAGGTCTTAGCCCAGGGGCAATTTGGCTATGCCGCTACCCATTGTCTTACGCCTGAGGGAATACAAGCAGCCGCTAACCGGGCCTACTCCCAGGCGATCGCCGCCGCACCTTGGCAAAGTCACCATTTTACTGCAACGGCTCGACGTAACCCTAAGGGGCAATATCACACTCCCCTAGGGCGAACCCTAGATGCCCTTAGTCCAGGAGAGATCAATGATCTGCTCATTCAACTGTGCGATCGCCTAAAGGTTTCGGAATCCATTGTCCAAACCCGGGCCCTGATCCAAACCGTCGAAACCGATAGTCATTGGGTCAGTAGTGCCGGCGGCGATATTCAGCAGACCCTTGTGCAAGTTATGAGTGACTATGGGGCAACGTCCCAGGACGGTGACATCGTCCAACATCGCAGTGATCACGGCCTACTCGCCCGCTCCTATCAAGGGGGGTTAGAGTTCATTCATCCTGAGAATATCCTCCATCGGGCCATGGAGGTGGGGCAGCAGGCCGTAGAACTATTGCAGGCCCAGGAATGTCCCACCATGGCCACCACCCTGGTATTGGCTCCTGATCAGATGATGCTGCAAATCCATGAAAGTATTGGTCATCCCCTAGAGCTAGACCGCATTTTAGGGGATGAGCGGAACTATGCCGGCAGTAGTTTTATTAAGTTGGAGGACTTTGGTAAAAAGATCTACGGTTCCCCCCTCCTCAATGTCACCTTTGATCCAACCATTCCCCAAGAACTGGCCAGCTATGGGTATGATGATGCGGGTTTGGAGGCAGAGCGTACCTATTTGATTCAAGAAGGGAAACTATTGCGGGGCCTAGGCAGCCTGGAAAGTCAACTGCGCTCTGGCGTTGAGGGGGTCGCTAATTTTCGGGCCTCGTCCTGGAACCGCCCACCTATCGATCGCATGGCCAACTTAAACCTGGAACCGGGGGATCGGAGTTTTGCAGAGATCATTTCCGGCATTGAGCAGGGCGTATATATGGAGTCCAATCGCTCTTGGTCCATTGATGACTATCGTCTCAAGTTTCAATTTGGCTGTGAGTACGCCCGCCGGATTGAAAATGGCCAACTCACCCACCCCCTGCGGAATCCCAATTATCGGGGCACAACGCCCACATTTTGGCAAAATCTGATAGCGGTGGGCGATCGCCAAACCATGGGCATTTTTGGTACACCCTTCTGTGGCAAAGGAGAACCCAACCAAGCGATTCGGGTGGGCCATGCCTCCCCAGTCTGTGCCTTTGCGGATATTCATGTGTTTGGTAGTGAGGGGGATTAA